In Candidatus Eisenbacteria bacterium, a single genomic region encodes these proteins:
- a CDS encoding NRDE family protein, translated as MCTLILARDVLGPRTMLLAANRDERPDRPSVAPDILMSRPRVAGGRDLSAGGTWLALREDRAAVALLNRRDPLVHAPPPARRSRGLLTLDVAAATAEPVGTSLPDVAEDELSRSALETALRSISRESYAPFTLVYASPTSCWMVALESSAPRVARIEPGWHVLTHRELDDPEEPRAAHLLADLRDRRPASREEAETLLRERLRSHGDDGPPVCLHEGLMATVSSSLVWMDESGARYSHAEGRPCEHAYQDRSGLLAAAERAR; from the coding sequence GTGTGCACTCTGATCCTCGCGCGCGACGTTCTCGGGCCGCGAACGATGCTGCTGGCAGCCAATCGCGACGAGCGACCGGACCGCCCCTCGGTCGCGCCGGACATCCTGATGTCGCGGCCGCGCGTCGCCGGTGGCCGCGACCTCTCCGCGGGCGGCACCTGGCTGGCGCTGCGTGAGGATCGCGCGGCGGTCGCGCTGCTCAATCGCCGGGATCCCCTGGTCCACGCTCCGCCTCCGGCACGCCGCTCACGCGGACTCCTGACGCTCGATGTGGCGGCCGCGACCGCGGAACCCGTGGGGACATCGCTCCCGGACGTCGCGGAGGACGAGCTGTCGAGATCGGCCCTCGAGACCGCGCTGAGGTCGATCTCGCGCGAGAGCTACGCCCCGTTCACCCTGGTCTACGCGTCGCCGACGTCGTGCTGGATGGTGGCGCTGGAATCCTCGGCGCCTCGCGTCGCGCGAATCGAGCCGGGCTGGCACGTCCTCACGCACCGCGAGCTGGACGATCCCGAAGAGCCTCGCGCCGCTCATCTGCTCGCCGATCTGCGAGATCGGCGTCCGGCGTCGCGCGAAGAGGCGGAGACCTTGCTGAGGGAGCGCCTGCGCTCGCATGGCGACGACGGGCCTCCGGTATGTCTCCATGAAGGCCTGATGGCCACGGTTTCTTCCTCGCTGGTGTGGATGGACGAGTCGGGAGCGCGCTACTCGCACGCCGAAGGCCGCCCGTGCGAGCACGCCTACCAGGATCGCTCCGGGCTGCTGGCCGCGGCGGAGCGCGCGCGATGA
- a CDS encoding NAD(P)H-hydrate dehydratase → MTDLLLVTAAEMRRLDRATIEQGHASSETLMERAGLGVVAAMERTYGSLLGMRVLVLCGTGNNGGDGFVAARHLAAHGAEIHVGILGDPSRIGGDARLHLERLDTSRVVLRALQDADSLERLVSSRDQWDFAIDALLGTGARGVPEALAAEGVNALRELDDRGTIVVAVDLPTGVHADTGAIARRAVRADLTVTFGFPKRGHFLYPGRAFVGRLEVVDIGLAPDAVAASAITVSVSTPLEVAALLPARDPRAHKGLVGRVLVVGGSVGLTGAVALAARAALRCGAGYVQAAVPKSLNDILEVKLTEEMTLPMPETAERTLAMAALEPVLARVSGADVMAIGCGLSRHGEAAELARRIASECERPMVIDADGLNAFEGHAEAIGRGPAPRVLTPHLGEMERLTGVMAADLEARRIDATREWAQRWRVTLVLKGAPTVIAAPDGRVAVNPTGNPGLATAGTGDVLTGTIAALLAQRLWPFDAARLGAYVHGMAGDLAAGERGQAGLVASDIIERLPAALLGLARIRAGTPAPAQQTSRAKDRASVP, encoded by the coding sequence ATGACGGATCTGCTCCTGGTGACCGCGGCAGAGATGCGCCGGCTGGATCGCGCCACGATCGAGCAAGGCCACGCCAGCTCCGAAACGCTCATGGAGCGCGCGGGGCTGGGCGTGGTCGCGGCCATGGAGCGCACCTACGGCTCGCTGCTGGGAATGCGCGTGCTGGTGCTGTGCGGCACCGGCAACAACGGCGGAGACGGCTTCGTGGCGGCCCGCCACCTCGCGGCTCACGGCGCGGAGATCCACGTCGGCATACTCGGCGATCCTTCACGCATCGGAGGCGATGCGCGCCTCCACCTCGAGCGCCTCGATACGTCCCGCGTCGTTCTCCGGGCGCTGCAGGACGCGGATTCGCTGGAGCGGCTCGTGAGCTCGCGCGATCAATGGGACTTCGCGATCGATGCCTTGCTCGGCACCGGGGCGCGGGGCGTCCCGGAAGCGCTCGCCGCCGAGGGTGTCAACGCGCTGCGCGAGCTGGACGACCGAGGCACCATCGTGGTCGCGGTGGATCTCCCGACCGGAGTCCATGCGGACACCGGGGCGATCGCCCGCCGGGCGGTGCGCGCGGACCTGACGGTCACTTTCGGTTTTCCGAAGCGCGGTCACTTCCTCTATCCCGGCCGCGCATTCGTCGGCCGGCTGGAAGTGGTCGACATCGGGCTGGCCCCGGACGCCGTCGCGGCATCGGCGATCACGGTCTCGGTCTCGACCCCCCTGGAAGTGGCGGCGCTGCTCCCCGCACGGGACCCGCGCGCTCACAAGGGATTGGTGGGGCGCGTGCTCGTGGTCGGCGGCTCGGTAGGCCTCACCGGCGCCGTCGCGCTGGCGGCGCGCGCCGCGCTGCGGTGCGGCGCCGGGTACGTCCAGGCGGCGGTGCCCAAGAGTCTCAACGACATCCTCGAGGTGAAGCTCACCGAGGAGATGACCTTGCCGATGCCCGAGACGGCCGAGCGCACACTCGCGATGGCGGCGCTCGAGCCCGTTCTCGCTCGCGTGTCGGGCGCCGATGTGATGGCGATCGGGTGCGGCTTGTCGCGGCACGGCGAGGCCGCCGAGCTGGCGCGCCGCATCGCGTCGGAATGCGAGCGACCGATGGTGATCGACGCCGACGGGCTCAACGCGTTCGAAGGACATGCCGAGGCCATCGGGCGCGGTCCCGCCCCGCGCGTCCTCACCCCGCACCTGGGTGAAATGGAGCGACTCACCGGCGTGATGGCCGCCGATCTCGAAGCACGACGCATCGATGCGACGCGGGAATGGGCGCAGCGCTGGCGGGTGACCCTGGTGCTCAAAGGAGCGCCCACCGTCATCGCCGCTCCGGACGGGCGTGTGGCGGTGAATCCTACCGGCAATCCGGGCCTCGCGACCGCGGGAACCGGCGACGTGCTCACCGGAACCATCGCCGCCCTGCTCGCGCAGAGACTCTGGCCGTTCGATGCCGCTCGCCTCGGCGCGTATGTGCACGGCATGGCCGGAGACCTGGCGGCGGGTGAAAGAGGCCAGGCGGGTCTGGTGGCCAGCGACATCATCGAGCGGCTGCCCGCGGCGCTCCTCGGCCTGGCGAGGATTCGGGCCGGCACGCCGGCGCCTGCTCAGCAAACATCCCGGGCCAAGGATCGCGCGAGCGTCCCATGA
- a CDS encoding SDR family NAD(P)-dependent oxidoreductase: MKLEGGGRSPRLEGRAALITGASRGLGLAIARALAREGAAVACMARPSAELTAAVDGLVGSGARAIPAPADITEESQVAAAIETAVRALPGLDILVLNAGTWQGASIEETSESLWDSLMRLNLKGAFFALKHSIPALKAQGRGTVVGIASLGALVGQPGSAAYAASKWGLRGLLESAALELKPHRIRVTLVYPHQINSAGQEIAPGADHDRKLEPEDIAELVTLACAAPSHVSIGNVTIWPLGTGIRDSMR; encoded by the coding sequence ATGAAGCTCGAAGGCGGAGGCAGGAGTCCTCGCCTGGAGGGCCGGGCCGCGCTGATCACGGGCGCGAGCCGGGGGCTCGGGCTCGCCATCGCGCGTGCTCTTGCGCGCGAGGGAGCGGCCGTGGCATGCATGGCTCGCCCCTCGGCGGAGCTCACCGCGGCGGTCGACGGTCTCGTCGGATCGGGCGCACGCGCCATCCCCGCCCCCGCCGACATCACGGAAGAGAGCCAGGTGGCGGCTGCGATCGAGACGGCGGTGAGAGCGCTCCCGGGCCTGGACATCCTGGTGCTGAACGCGGGCACCTGGCAGGGCGCCTCGATCGAGGAGACGTCGGAATCGCTCTGGGACTCCTTGATGCGACTGAACCTGAAGGGCGCCTTCTTCGCGCTCAAGCATTCCATCCCGGCGCTCAAGGCTCAGGGCCGTGGCACGGTGGTAGGGATCGCCTCGCTGGGAGCGCTGGTGGGCCAACCCGGATCGGCGGCCTACGCGGCGAGCAAGTGGGGCCTCCGCGGGCTGCTGGAGTCCGCCGCGCTGGAGCTCAAGCCACACCGGATCCGGGTGACGCTGGTCTACCCTCATCAGATCAACTCGGCCGGCCAGGAGATCGCACCCGGCGCGGACCACGATCGCAAGCTGGAACCCGAGGACATCGCCGAGCTGGTCACGCTGGCCTGCGCGGCCCCTTCGCACGTCTCGATCGGAAACGTCACGATCTGGCCGCTGGGCACGGGAATCCGGGACTCGATGCGCTGA
- the hflX gene encoding GTPase HflX, with translation MKRSHEVVNPPRPERALLVGHAGGNGRTIERSLQELALLADTAGAVVLDQVIQRRGTLHPATFVGRGKLDEIKEQVGRRGADVAIFDDDLSPAQVRNLEKALAIKVVDRSELILDIFARRARTRESRLQVELAQLEYTLPRLTGMWKHLERQAGGIGTRGPGETQLEVDRRRVRERIATLRRELEAVAREREVQSRRRRGEFRTALVGYTNAGKSTLFNRLTRSHVLVEDRLFATLDSTTRQMVSPSRERVLVTDTVGFIRKLPHHLVASFRSTLMEAIQADLLLHVVDASDSQLRQQMAAVDQVLEEISDRPRPATLVFNKADRLDDDVAAGLRVEFPGSFVVSARDGEGVDALRAHLWEQAASVRPRRAS, from the coding sequence TTGAAGCGATCGCACGAGGTCGTGAACCCTCCGCGTCCCGAGCGCGCGCTGCTCGTCGGACATGCGGGAGGCAATGGGAGGACGATCGAGCGCTCGCTGCAGGAGCTGGCGCTCCTCGCCGACACCGCCGGGGCGGTGGTGCTGGATCAGGTGATCCAGCGCCGCGGTACTCTTCACCCCGCCACGTTCGTGGGACGCGGCAAGCTCGACGAGATCAAGGAGCAGGTGGGGCGGCGCGGCGCGGATGTCGCGATCTTCGACGACGATCTCTCTCCCGCGCAGGTTCGCAACCTCGAAAAGGCCCTCGCCATCAAGGTGGTGGACCGGTCCGAGCTGATCCTCGACATCTTCGCGCGCCGCGCGCGCACGCGAGAGTCTCGTCTGCAGGTCGAGCTGGCCCAGCTCGAGTACACGCTTCCGCGACTCACCGGCATGTGGAAGCACCTGGAGCGTCAGGCTGGCGGCATCGGCACGCGAGGTCCGGGCGAGACCCAGCTCGAAGTCGACCGCCGCCGGGTGCGCGAGCGCATCGCCACGCTAAGGCGCGAGCTGGAAGCGGTGGCGCGCGAGCGCGAGGTCCAGAGCCGCCGCCGGCGCGGCGAGTTCCGCACCGCTCTGGTGGGCTACACCAACGCCGGCAAGAGCACGCTGTTCAACCGGCTGACGCGCTCCCACGTGCTGGTCGAAGACCGGTTGTTCGCCACGCTCGACTCCACGACCCGCCAGATGGTGAGCCCTTCTCGCGAGCGGGTGCTGGTCACCGACACCGTTGGCTTCATCCGCAAGCTCCCGCACCATCTCGTGGCTTCGTTCCGCAGCACGCTGATGGAGGCGATCCAGGCCGACCTGCTGTTGCATGTGGTGGATGCCTCGGATTCCCAGCTCCGCCAGCAGATGGCGGCCGTCGACCAGGTCCTGGAAGAGATCAGCGACCGGCCCCGGCCCGCCACGCTCGTGTTCAACAAGGCCGACCGCCTCGACGACGACGTCGCCGCCGGGCTGCGCGTGGAGTTCCCTGGCTCATTCGTGGTGTCGGCGCGTGACGGTGAAGGCGTCGATGCGCTGCGAGCGCACCTTTGGGAGCAGGCGGCATCCGTCCGCCCGAGACGCGCCTCGTGA
- the trxA gene encoding thioredoxin — MANAEAVTDANFEQEVLKSSVPVLVDFWAAWCGPCKVIAPTVDQLAAEYAGKMKVVKLDVDANMEISSRYSVLNIPTLILFKDGHAVEKMIGALPKPALLAKIQPHLS, encoded by the coding sequence ATGGCAAACGCGGAAGCCGTCACCGACGCGAACTTCGAGCAGGAAGTGCTGAAGTCCTCGGTTCCGGTGCTGGTCGACTTCTGGGCAGCCTGGTGTGGGCCGTGCAAGGTGATCGCGCCGACGGTGGATCAGTTGGCGGCGGAGTACGCCGGCAAGATGAAGGTCGTGAAGCTGGATGTCGATGCCAACATGGAGATCTCGAGCCGCTATAGCGTGCTGAACATCCCCACCTTGATCCTGTTCAAGGATGGGCATGCGGTCGAGAAGATGATCGGGGCGCTACCCAAACCCGCGCTGCTGGCCAAGATTCAGCCCCATCTGTCGTAA
- a CDS encoding DEAD/DEAH box helicase, with the protein MHAEPLRFPPVLSVVEKPADLASVLRRLSDRPDHRGAVVHWRTLEPRAARFKALEPPLSDPVAGALASLGIHQLYLHQAQAIELLRAQRDVVVVTGTASGKSLCYHVPVLERLTADPEATALYLFPTKALAQDQLKSITRLAASHLDLGQRVQAGVYDGDTQVSTRRKLRDSANVILSNPDMLHQGILPSHPKWARFLSRLRFVVVDEMHAYRGIFGSHVANVLRRLERIATHYGAAFSYASCSATIRNPAELAHGLTGRVTAVIDEDGSPRGPKHFVFWNPPFVDDSKVERRSSNGDGSRLVAELVASGAAVIAFTKSRVAAELVYRYARENLERWAPSEAGRIRPYRGGYLPEERRSIERALFSGELKAVISTNALELGIDVGGLDAAILIGAPPTLASAWQQAGRAGRQGAPSVAVLVAYNETVDQYLMRHPDYFFGRSPEAAVIDAENPYILAQQLGCAAYELPLSSEDAARFGGQTASVLDALESSGETRSFDGRAYWASAEFPAAKVNLRTISDDTYTIMNMRENNAVIGTVDAISGLELVYPEAIYLHDGATYLVRELDLEQKVAYVEPREVGYYTQPVLEMQIRVRNPLDRRSFCDETLELGEVTYAWQTVAMKKVKFGTRESIGYHPLALPRLTLDTVGFWLAPGAETWAQIGRRGAGPWEALAGVRNLSITLLSMMTMCDPSDLQGVLDSSNLGRPTLFLFDRYPGGLGFSEQGFARAEELAKAALEHVRSCPCDTGCPSCVGLPVLRPAQQQDPDLSRARAVPSKDAARALLEIWCARQGDQAP; encoded by the coding sequence GTGCACGCCGAGCCCCTGCGCTTCCCACCGGTTCTTTCGGTCGTCGAGAAGCCCGCCGATCTGGCTTCGGTTCTCCGGAGGCTCTCGGACCGGCCCGATCACCGTGGTGCCGTGGTCCACTGGCGGACCCTGGAACCCCGAGCCGCGCGCTTCAAAGCACTCGAACCGCCGCTCTCCGATCCGGTCGCCGGCGCGCTGGCCTCGCTCGGCATCCACCAGCTCTACCTCCACCAGGCGCAGGCCATCGAGCTGCTGCGCGCCCAGCGCGATGTCGTGGTCGTGACCGGGACGGCGAGCGGCAAGAGTCTTTGCTACCACGTGCCCGTGCTCGAGCGGCTGACCGCCGATCCCGAAGCCACGGCGCTCTATCTGTTTCCCACCAAGGCGCTCGCCCAGGACCAGCTGAAGAGCATCACCCGGCTCGCGGCGAGCCATCTGGATCTGGGGCAACGGGTGCAGGCCGGTGTCTACGACGGCGATACCCAGGTCAGCACCAGGCGCAAGCTGCGGGATTCCGCCAACGTCATCCTCTCGAATCCCGACATGCTTCATCAGGGGATCCTGCCGTCCCACCCCAAGTGGGCGCGCTTCCTGTCGCGCCTCCGCTTCGTGGTCGTGGACGAGATGCACGCGTATCGCGGCATCTTCGGCTCGCACGTGGCGAACGTGCTGCGGAGGCTCGAGCGCATCGCCACGCACTATGGCGCCGCCTTTTCGTACGCGTCGTGCAGCGCCACCATCCGCAATCCCGCGGAGCTGGCCCATGGGCTCACCGGCAGGGTGACCGCGGTGATCGACGAGGACGGCTCGCCTCGGGGACCCAAGCACTTCGTGTTCTGGAATCCTCCCTTCGTCGACGATTCGAAGGTCGAGCGCCGCTCCAGCAACGGCGACGGGAGCCGGCTGGTCGCGGAGCTGGTGGCCAGTGGTGCTGCGGTGATCGCCTTCACGAAGTCGCGGGTGGCGGCGGAGCTGGTCTATCGCTACGCACGCGAGAACCTCGAGCGCTGGGCGCCGAGCGAGGCCGGGCGCATTCGCCCCTATCGCGGGGGCTATCTGCCGGAGGAGCGCCGCTCGATCGAGCGCGCGCTGTTCTCCGGAGAGCTCAAGGCCGTGATCTCCACCAACGCGCTCGAGCTCGGCATCGACGTCGGCGGACTCGACGCGGCGATCCTGATCGGCGCGCCCCCGACGCTGGCGAGCGCGTGGCAGCAGGCGGGCCGCGCCGGCCGCCAGGGGGCGCCGTCGGTCGCGGTGCTGGTGGCCTACAACGAGACGGTGGACCAGTACCTGATGCGGCATCCGGACTACTTCTTCGGCCGGTCGCCGGAGGCCGCGGTCATCGACGCCGAGAATCCGTACATCCTCGCTCAGCAGCTCGGGTGCGCCGCCTACGAGCTTCCGCTCTCGTCCGAGGACGCGGCGCGTTTCGGGGGTCAGACGGCATCCGTTCTCGACGCGCTCGAGAGCTCGGGGGAGACCCGCTCGTTCGACGGCCGCGCCTACTGGGCCTCGGCCGAGTTTCCTGCCGCCAAGGTGAACCTGAGGACGATCTCCGACGACACGTACACGATCATGAACATGCGCGAGAACAACGCCGTGATCGGAACGGTCGACGCCATCAGCGGGCTCGAGCTGGTCTATCCCGAAGCCATCTATCTCCACGACGGGGCGACCTATCTCGTGCGCGAGCTGGATCTCGAGCAGAAGGTCGCCTACGTGGAGCCACGCGAAGTCGGCTACTACACCCAGCCGGTGCTGGAGATGCAGATCCGCGTGCGGAACCCGCTCGATCGCCGGAGCTTCTGTGACGAGACCCTCGAGCTCGGCGAGGTCACTTACGCATGGCAGACCGTGGCGATGAAGAAGGTGAAGTTCGGGACTCGCGAATCGATCGGCTATCACCCGCTCGCGCTGCCGCGGCTCACGCTCGACACGGTCGGGTTCTGGCTCGCTCCGGGGGCCGAGACCTGGGCGCAGATCGGCCGCCGTGGGGCGGGCCCCTGGGAAGCACTGGCCGGCGTGAGGAACCTGTCGATCACCTTGCTCTCGATGATGACGATGTGCGACCCGTCCGACCTCCAGGGCGTGCTCGACTCGTCGAACCTGGGCCGGCCGACTTTGTTCCTCTTCGACCGCTATCCAGGCGGGCTCGGCTTTTCCGAGCAGGGCTTTGCCCGCGCCGAGGAGCTGGCGAAGGCGGCGCTCGAGCACGTGCGCTCCTGTCCCTGCGATACCGGATGTCCCTCCTGCGTCGGCCTTCCGGTGCTGCGGCCGGCGCAGCAGCAGGATCCCGACCTCTCACGCGCCCGCGCCGTGCCCAGCAAGGATGCCGCGCGCGCGCTGCTCGAGATCTGGTGCGCCCGCCAGGGAGACCAGGCTCCTTGA
- a CDS encoding MqnA/MqnD/SBP family protein produces the protein MSAPASAVETLRFGHSPDADDAFMFYGFHTGAASIKGCRVEHVLEDIQSLNRRALESADLEITAVSAHAFARLGDRYAVLRCGASMGQGYGPIVVARERCSLDSLAGRTVAVPGPLTTAALLLRIECPQAVPVQVTFDRIPEAVRSGVTEAGVLIHESQLTYGEEGLVKVLDFGELWRDRESLPVPLGLDVVRRDLGSERMRQVSDGFLASIRYALDHEDEALRYALAFGRGLDLERGRRFVRMYVNDLTLDLGDLGRRALDRLYALAVKSGAIAAPPALDVV, from the coding sequence GTGAGCGCGCCGGCTTCCGCGGTCGAGACGCTCCGCTTCGGTCATAGCCCGGACGCGGACGATGCCTTCATGTTCTACGGCTTCCACACCGGAGCCGCGTCCATCAAAGGATGCCGCGTGGAGCACGTGCTCGAGGACATCCAGAGCCTCAATCGCCGCGCGCTGGAGTCGGCCGACCTCGAGATCACCGCGGTCTCGGCGCACGCCTTCGCGCGCCTCGGCGATCGCTACGCGGTGCTTCGCTGCGGCGCGTCGATGGGTCAGGGCTACGGTCCCATCGTGGTGGCCCGAGAGCGCTGCTCCCTCGACTCCCTGGCAGGACGCACGGTGGCGGTTCCCGGACCACTCACGACCGCGGCCTTGTTGCTGCGCATCGAATGTCCGCAGGCGGTCCCGGTGCAGGTGACGTTCGACCGTATTCCCGAAGCCGTTCGCAGCGGTGTGACGGAGGCCGGCGTCCTGATCCACGAGAGCCAGCTCACCTACGGCGAGGAGGGGTTGGTGAAGGTGCTCGACTTCGGCGAGCTGTGGCGCGACCGCGAGTCCCTTCCGGTCCCGCTGGGCCTCGACGTGGTGCGGCGCGACCTCGGCAGCGAGCGCATGCGTCAGGTGAGCGACGGCTTCCTCGCCAGCATCCGCTACGCGCTGGACCATGAGGACGAGGCGCTGCGCTATGCGCTGGCTTTCGGACGCGGGCTCGACCTCGAGCGCGGCCGGCGCTTCGTGCGCATGTACGTGAACGATCTGACGCTCGATCTGGGAGATCTCGGCCGCCGCGCGCTCGACCGCCTCTATGCGCTGGCGGTGAAGTCGGGCGCCATCGCCGCTCCGCCGGCTCTCGACGTGGTGTAG
- a CDS encoding rhomboid family intramembrane serine protease, translating into MIPLRDENPASRAPVITRALIVINAVLFVYELMIGPGLREFMFEWGLVPLRVTWALERGTEPLVQAGTPFLTSMFLHGGWMHLIGNMWYLALFGDNVEDRLGRLRYLGFYLLAGMAGSLLHYLFNLQSRVPTVGASGAIAGVLGAYAVAFPRARVITLVPLFPFFQLMALPAMVVLGLWFVFQFFTGAMSLAWSSSGGGVAWWGHIGGFVFGAFIMALLGGGRRPARSEAWVEP; encoded by the coding sequence GTGATTCCGCTTCGCGACGAGAACCCGGCGAGCCGCGCGCCGGTGATCACGCGAGCACTGATCGTGATCAACGCCGTCCTGTTCGTCTACGAGCTGATGATCGGCCCGGGGCTGCGGGAGTTCATGTTCGAGTGGGGCCTGGTTCCCCTTCGGGTCACCTGGGCGCTCGAGCGCGGAACCGAGCCGCTGGTGCAGGCGGGCACGCCGTTCCTGACCTCCATGTTCCTGCACGGCGGATGGATGCATCTGATCGGGAACATGTGGTACCTGGCGCTGTTCGGAGACAACGTCGAGGACCGTCTCGGCCGCCTTCGCTACTTGGGGTTCTATCTGCTGGCGGGCATGGCCGGCAGCCTTCTCCACTACCTCTTCAACCTCCAGTCTCGCGTGCCGACCGTTGGCGCGAGCGGCGCGATCGCCGGCGTGCTCGGCGCCTATGCGGTGGCGTTTCCGCGCGCGCGCGTGATCACGCTCGTTCCCTTGTTCCCGTTCTTCCAGCTCATGGCCCTGCCCGCGATGGTGGTGCTTGGCCTCTGGTTCGTCTTTCAATTCTTCACCGGCGCGATGTCGCTGGCCTGGAGCTCGAGCGGCGGGGGCGTGGCGTGGTGGGGACACATCGGTGGATTCGTGTTCGGGGCATTCATCATGGCGCTGCTCGGCGGCGGGCGCCGTCCCGCGCGATCCGAGGCGTGGGTGGAGCCCTGA
- a CDS encoding TIGR02253 family HAD-type hydrolase, whose protein sequence is MIRAIIFDLDNTLTDFMKMKEEAIRAAIDGMIDAGLQLSREAVRARIDAIYKEQGLEFQQVFDELLESELGQIDPKILASGIVAYRKARGSSLKTYPHVQLALLELTKRGIRLGVVSDAPRAQAWLRLCDLSLQHVFDVVVTFDDTGERKPGPAPFREALRRLGLTAEETLMVGDWPERDVVGAKSLGMKTVFARYGDTFGTKDSGADFEIDDVLELLAVVDGLNGVTPKPPGRTQTQEVS, encoded by the coding sequence GTGATCCGAGCCATCATCTTCGACCTCGACAACACGCTGACCGACTTCATGAAGATGAAGGAGGAGGCGATCCGCGCGGCCATTGATGGCATGATCGACGCTGGACTCCAGCTGTCCCGCGAAGCCGTACGCGCGCGCATCGATGCCATCTACAAGGAGCAGGGCCTCGAGTTCCAGCAGGTGTTCGACGAGCTCCTCGAGAGCGAGCTGGGACAAATCGATCCCAAGATCCTGGCGTCCGGCATCGTCGCCTATCGCAAGGCGCGCGGGTCGTCGCTGAAGACCTATCCGCACGTCCAGCTCGCGCTTCTGGAGCTCACCAAGCGTGGCATCCGTCTAGGCGTCGTCTCCGACGCCCCCCGCGCGCAGGCCTGGCTTCGGCTCTGCGATCTCTCCCTGCAGCATGTCTTCGACGTGGTGGTGACGTTCGACGACACGGGCGAGCGCAAGCCGGGACCCGCGCCCTTCCGCGAGGCGCTGCGCAGGCTGGGCCTCACTGCCGAGGAGACGCTGATGGTCGGCGACTGGCCCGAGCGCGATGTGGTGGGCGCCAAGAGCCTGGGGATGAAGACGGTGTTCGCTCGCTACGGCGACACGTTCGGCACGAAGGATTCCGGAGCGGATTTCGAGATCGACGATGTCCTGGAGCTGCTGGCGGTGGTCGATGGCCTGAACGGCGTCACGCCCAAGCCTCCAGGTCGCACCCAGACCCAGGAGGTTTCATGA
- a CDS encoding Xaa-Pro peptidase family protein: MRNDLDRLMQERGLGGLVVIAYDRYNPAMYYVTGQKLHYAIYFRAADGRAHLVHDPMERDQAAQVGCEHAPFAQHGLLARMQREGHPARAFGSLIADVLATLGIRGSVAFFGDLPAGFGYELLEHMRRSAPDVEVDRSYPDVITQARMTKSADELRAIRHAAEGATAGMNKLRQHLAMLKREGDHFRANGGSPVTLGDLRRLLNQEFLAYGLECGESIVSQGRDAGVPHNRGNDEERLRAGAPLLVDIFPGEAGGGYYSDLTRTFCLGGVPDPLRKLYDDVRQAFEVGMQAVRVGEPCRASQERVCDEFERRGHATLRTDEATQEGYVHGLGHGVGLSVHEAPRLGGPPSNTQLFESGMVVTVEPGLYYPSRDMGVRIEDLVVIGADGKVENLTPVPYELEIGTSA, translated from the coding sequence ATGCGAAACGATCTCGATCGATTGATGCAGGAGCGCGGTCTGGGCGGCCTCGTGGTGATCGCCTACGACCGCTACAACCCGGCGATGTACTACGTCACCGGGCAGAAGCTTCACTACGCGATCTACTTCCGCGCCGCCGACGGCCGTGCGCATCTGGTGCACGATCCCATGGAGCGCGATCAGGCGGCGCAAGTGGGATGCGAGCACGCTCCATTCGCTCAGCACGGCCTGCTCGCGCGGATGCAGCGCGAAGGCCACCCGGCGCGCGCATTCGGCTCGCTGATCGCGGACGTGCTGGCCACGCTCGGGATCCGCGGCTCGGTCGCCTTCTTCGGCGATCTTCCAGCCGGCTTCGGCTACGAGCTGCTCGAGCACATGCGGCGATCGGCTCCCGACGTCGAGGTGGATCGCAGTTACCCGGACGTCATCACGCAAGCGCGCATGACCAAGAGCGCGGACGAGCTGCGCGCGATCCGGCACGCGGCCGAGGGCGCGACAGCGGGCATGAACAAGCTGCGCCAGCATCTCGCCATGCTGAAACGTGAAGGCGACCACTTCCGCGCCAATGGCGGCTCGCCGGTGACGCTCGGCGACCTGCGGCGGCTGCTGAACCAGGAGTTCCTCGCCTACGGTCTCGAATGCGGCGAGAGCATCGTGTCGCAGGGGCGCGACGCCGGCGTCCCCCACAATCGCGGCAACGACGAGGAGCGGCTGCGCGCCGGGGCCCCGCTGCTGGTGGACATCTTTCCTGGTGAAGCCGGGGGCGGCTACTACAGCGACCTCACGCGAACCTTTTGCCTTGGCGGCGTTCCTGATCCGCTGCGCAAGCTGTACGACGATGTGCGCCAGGCGTTCGAGGTCGGCATGCAGGCGGTGCGCGTGGGCGAGCCCTGCCGAGCCTCGCAGGAAAGGGTGTGCGACGAGTTCGAGCGGCGAGGCCACGCCACGCTCCGCACCGACGAAGCCACGCAGGAAGGTTACGTGCACGGGCTGGGCCACGGGGTGGGGCTCTCCGTGCACGAGGCGCCACGTCTCGGTGGGCCACCCTCGAATACTCAGCTCTTCGAGTCCGGCATGGTGGTCACCGTCGAGCCGGGGCTCTATTACCCGTCGCGCGACATGGGCGTGCGGATCGAGGACCTGGTGGTGATCGGCGCGGATGGCAAGGTCGAGAACCTGACCCCGGTCCCCTACGAGCTGGAGATCGGAACGAGCGCTTGA